One window from the genome of Sulfodiicoccus acidiphilus encodes:
- a CDS encoding PQQ-binding-like beta-propeller repeat protein: protein MSSRPLPALILLVLAAFTVLSIAASSQSAAGFDVTAMAMYPQEVNGSYLIAVGAKVTTTFLFIFQKTCYYLDLYSYSDGTLTQLWNVSLSHEATAVALSPNLVAVGVSSGSSIFSSGSSSVEVFSTSGSGMWSVEYSYPTVTSLAISSADQVAVSVGGPSPEGAVYVYDESGDLLWNYSPSGYFGVHQLLFTPAGDLIVGAGNGYANGGWVIDFSQTGRVLWNVSTYDPTSLALGPNGVVVGAYVSYAFGGDNYVLEISDGRLLWVRDLGPNSRNTSLIWVSDSPNSALSAVAGNYGLHFVTGDGVYVLNYSLPFGDSEVAQSSNGSVVAVAELGGSQLLVFDYGEEIGSYSVGQIRSLAVNSQGNLIVVGTSNGLQAIQVTPSPSRRSRSCRNCRPSTSGTWSLSPTPPTTSPPQ from the coding sequence ATGAGTTCCCGGCCCCTCCCCGCACTCATCCTCCTGGTACTGGCGGCCTTCACAGTTCTCTCGATCGCGGCTAGTTCCCAGTCCGCCGCCGGGTTCGACGTTACTGCGATGGCCATGTACCCACAGGAAGTGAACGGAAGTTACCTCATCGCGGTCGGAGCGAAGGTCACCACCACCTTCCTGTTCATCTTCCAGAAGACCTGTTACTACCTGGACCTCTACAGCTACTCGGACGGTACTTTAACCCAGCTCTGGAACGTCTCGCTGAGCCACGAGGCCACGGCCGTCGCCCTCTCTCCTAATCTCGTGGCCGTGGGAGTCAGCTCCGGTAGCTCCATCTTCAGTTCGGGGAGTTCCAGCGTCGAGGTGTTTTCTACGTCGGGGAGCGGGATGTGGAGCGTGGAGTACTCTTACCCCACCGTCACGTCGCTCGCAATTTCCTCCGCCGACCAGGTGGCTGTGAGCGTAGGAGGGCCGTCCCCCGAGGGCGCCGTCTACGTTTACGACGAGTCGGGAGACCTGCTCTGGAACTACTCGCCGTCGGGTTACTTCGGCGTCCACCAGCTCCTCTTCACTCCTGCGGGAGACCTTATAGTGGGCGCCGGGAACGGTTACGCCAACGGGGGGTGGGTGATCGACTTCTCCCAGACGGGGCGCGTGTTGTGGAACGTGTCTACCTACGACCCCACTTCCCTGGCCCTCGGGCCCAACGGGGTAGTTGTGGGGGCCTACGTTTCCTACGCATTCGGGGGGGACAACTACGTCCTGGAGATAAGCGATGGGAGGCTGCTCTGGGTGAGGGACCTCGGACCCAACTCTCGAAACACCTCCCTAATATGGGTCTCCGACTCCCCCAACTCAGCCCTCTCGGCGGTGGCTGGAAACTACGGACTCCACTTCGTCACGGGCGACGGGGTTTACGTGCTCAACTACTCCCTCCCCTTCGGTGACTCGGAAGTGGCCCAGTCCTCCAACGGTTCAGTCGTAGCAGTGGCCGAACTGGGCGGATCCCAACTCCTGGTCTTCGACTACGGCGAGGAGATCGGGTCCTACAGTGTGGGACAGATCAGATCCCTGGCAGTGAACTCCCAGGGGAACCTGATCGTGGTGGGAACGTCCAACGGGTTGCAAGCAATACAAGTCACTCCCTCCCCATCGCGACGTTCACGGTCGTGTCGCAATTGCCGTCCTTCTACGTCGGGGACGTGGTCGCTTTCTCCAACTCCACCTACCACCTCCCCGCCCCAGTGA
- a CDS encoding molybdate ABC transporter substrate-binding protein gives MLDLTLEGFDLLQDLYGKLSGVKFFAAGNQWFVLEELVPSMGDVFVETLPPGAIVRQIAGDVVKIGNLSIDVRPDVVSLPPSMMRQVADLVKDPVEYVENEVVVATRFRMKDMCDLAGMRVALPNPEIEGIGEVFRSAYEEECGDYSTLRERSYVTKVHHRETPALMRRGLVDAGVVWMTEAVKWGLESVPTGRKGRLSVAVTKFGNGGERVKDFLLSQGRAVYEKYGFKWLG, from the coding sequence ATGTTGGACCTCACGCTGGAGGGCTTCGATTTGCTCCAGGACTTGTACGGTAAGCTATCCGGAGTGAAGTTCTTCGCCGCCGGGAACCAGTGGTTCGTCCTAGAGGAGCTCGTTCCAAGCATGGGAGACGTCTTCGTCGAGACCCTGCCTCCGGGAGCGATCGTGAGGCAGATCGCGGGGGACGTGGTTAAGATAGGCAACCTGTCGATAGACGTCAGGCCCGACGTGGTGTCGCTCCCGCCCTCCATGATGCGGCAGGTGGCGGACCTCGTGAAGGACCCCGTGGAGTACGTGGAGAACGAGGTCGTGGTCGCCACCAGGTTCAGGATGAAGGACATGTGCGACCTCGCTGGAATGAGGGTCGCCTTGCCCAACCCCGAGATCGAGGGTATAGGGGAGGTGTTCAGGAGCGCATACGAGGAGGAGTGCGGAGACTACTCCACTTTGAGGGAGAGGAGCTACGTGACAAAGGTGCATCACAGGGAGACCCCGGCCCTAATGAGGAGGGGACTGGTGGACGCGGGGGTGGTTTGGATGACCGAGGCCGTGAAGTGGGGACTCGAGAGCGTCCCCACCGGAAGGAAGGGGAGATTGTCCGTGGCCGTCACCAAGTTCGGGAACGGGGGCGAAAGGGTGAAGGACTTCCTCCTCTCTCAGGGCAGGGCCGTTTACGAGAAGTACGGCTTCAAGTGGTTGGGGTGA
- a CDS encoding DsrE family protein, whose amino-acid sequence MKVVVQVANDPEKGVNSVINLLREMDVGEVEVVFHQDAINAVLDPSLVGRLHPAKVVACRNSLRARGIDESTLPRGTVVVDAGVAEIVRRQAEGWIYLRV is encoded by the coding sequence TTGAAGGTGGTGGTACAGGTAGCCAACGACCCGGAGAAGGGGGTGAATTCGGTGATCAACTTGCTGAGGGAAATGGACGTGGGGGAGGTCGAGGTGGTCTTCCACCAGGACGCGATCAACGCGGTGCTAGACCCCTCCCTGGTGGGTAGGCTCCACCCAGCCAAGGTGGTGGCGTGCAGGAACTCCCTGAGGGCCAGGGGAATAGACGAGTCGACACTCCCTCGTGGGACCGTGGTAGTCGACGCCGGGGTGGCCGAGATAGTGAGGAGGCAGGCCGAGGGGTGGATCTACTTGAGGGTCTGA